A single genomic interval of Thermoanaerobacterium sp. PSU-2 harbors:
- the leuD gene encoding 3-isopropylmalate dehydratase small subunit: protein MEGKAIKYGDNVDTDVIIPARFLNTSDPKELAAHCMEDLDKSFKDRVKPGDIMVAGDNFGCGSSREHAPIAIKESGISCVIAKSFARIFYRNAINIGLPILECPDAASSIEDGDIVSVDFETGVIKDITKGIEFKSQPFPEFIKKIIECGGLVNYVKEKVV from the coding sequence TTGGAAGGAAAGGCAATAAAGTACGGCGATAATGTGGATACGGATGTAATAATACCTGCAAGGTTTTTAAATACATCTGATCCAAAAGAACTTGCTGCCCATTGCATGGAAGATTTAGATAAGAGCTTTAAAGATAGAGTCAAACCGGGAGATATAATGGTTGCAGGAGACAATTTTGGCTGCGGTTCATCAAGAGAACATGCTCCTATAGCCATAAAGGAGTCTGGCATATCGTGTGTCATCGCAAAGTCGTTTGCCAGAATATTTTACAGAAATGCCATAAATATAGGATTGCCTATATTGGAATGTCCTGATGCGGCATCTTCGATAGAAGATGGTGACATTGTTTCAGTCGATTTTGAGACAGGTGTCATAAAAGACATAACAAAAGGCATCGAGTTTAAATCGCAGCCATTTCCTGAGTTTATAAAGAAGATAATCGAGTGTGGCGGCCTTGTAAACTACGTGAAGGAAAAGGTGGTATAG
- the leuC gene encoding 3-isopropylmalate dehydratase large subunit → MGLTLTQKILANKAGYEVKPGDLIEIDVDMVLGNDVTSPVAIKEFLKIGVKEVFDKEKIALVPDHFVPNKDIKSAEQVNIVRKFAREYGIVNFFEVGQMGIEHALLPEKGLVLPGDVVIGADSHTCTYGAITCFSTGIGSTDMACAMATGKAWFKVPEAIKFNLKGKLNKWVSGKDVILYIIGMIGVDGALYKSMEFTGDISSLSIDDRFTIANMAIEAGAKNGIFDYDEITEAYVLGRAKRNYKVFKADDDAEYVKTYDIDLSTIKPQVAFPHLPENTKSIDDVGNVKIDQVVIGSCTNGRLQDMEVTYEILKGKKVHPDVRLIIFPATQDIYLECVRRGYIEEFIKAGAAVSTPTCGPCLGGHMGILAKGERAISTTNRNFVGRMGHTESEVYLASPAVAAASAIKGYIASPEEVA, encoded by the coding sequence TTGGGGTTAACACTTACACAAAAAATTTTAGCTAATAAAGCCGGATATGAAGTTAAACCTGGAGATCTTATAGAGATAGACGTTGACATGGTGTTAGGCAATGATGTCACATCGCCTGTTGCCATAAAAGAGTTTTTAAAGATAGGTGTAAAGGAAGTATTCGACAAAGAGAAAATTGCATTAGTGCCTGACCATTTTGTCCCAAACAAAGACATAAAGTCTGCAGAACAAGTAAATATCGTAAGGAAATTTGCCAGAGAGTACGGCATCGTAAACTTCTTTGAAGTAGGGCAAATGGGGATAGAACATGCCCTTTTGCCGGAAAAAGGCTTAGTATTGCCAGGAGATGTGGTAATAGGTGCAGATTCTCATACATGCACGTACGGTGCAATAACGTGTTTCTCTACAGGAATAGGAAGCACTGATATGGCCTGTGCCATGGCTACAGGCAAGGCTTGGTTTAAGGTTCCCGAAGCCATAAAGTTTAATCTTAAAGGAAAGCTTAATAAGTGGGTAAGCGGAAAAGACGTCATACTGTACATCATCGGCATGATAGGTGTAGATGGCGCACTTTATAAGTCGATGGAATTTACTGGCGACATCTCGTCTTTGTCGATTGATGACAGGTTTACAATTGCAAATATGGCTATAGAAGCAGGGGCTAAAAATGGTATTTTCGATTACGACGAAATTACCGAAGCATATGTTTTGGGGAGAGCAAAGAGAAATTACAAAGTGTTTAAAGCTGATGATGATGCAGAATACGTAAAGACATACGATATAGACTTATCAACGATAAAGCCGCAAGTGGCATTTCCTCACTTGCCTGAAAACACAAAGTCCATAGATGATGTTGGAAATGTAAAGATAGATCAAGTTGTAATAGGTTCTTGTACAAATGGCCGTCTACAAGATATGGAAGTGACGTATGAAATTTTAAAAGGCAAGAAGGTTCATCCAGATGTAAGGTTGATAATATTCCCAGCTACACAAGACATATACTTGGAATGTGTAAGAAGAGGCTATATAGAAGAATTCATAAAGGCAGGTGCTGCTGTATCTACGCCTACATGCGGCCCTTGTTTAGGCGGTCACATGGGGATACTTGCAAAAGGTGAAAGGGCAATATCCACTACAAACAGAAACTTTGTTGGCAGGATGGGTCACACAGAAAGCGAAGTGTACTTGGCAAGTCCTGCTGTAGCAGCGGCATCAGCCATAAAAGGCTATATAGCAAGTCCTGAGGAGGTGGCTTAA
- the ilvN gene encoding acetolactate synthase small subunit, whose product MHTISVLVNNHSGVLSRVVGLFSRRGYNIESLAVGTTEQNDQSRITLTVDGDDYVITQIIRQLSKLYDVIKVQDVGKFPNVSRELVLVKVEINSSTRDDIMHIVDTFRGKVIDISLDSIIIEMTGDTEKVEAFIKLIKQFQVRELTRTGLITLERGNRILKEYEEEL is encoded by the coding sequence ATACACACAATATCTGTCTTGGTAAACAATCATTCTGGTGTATTGTCGCGAGTTGTAGGTCTTTTCTCAAGAAGAGGCTACAACATTGAAAGTTTGGCTGTAGGCACCACAGAACAAAACGATCAATCTCGCATTACCTTAACAGTCGATGGTGACGATTATGTGATAACACAAATAATAAGACAGCTTAGCAAACTGTATGATGTCATTAAAGTACAAGATGTAGGTAAATTCCCTAATGTATCAAGGGAGCTTGTACTGGTGAAAGTCGAGATCAATTCCAGCACGAGAGATGACATCATGCATATCGTAGATACTTTTAGAGGCAAAGTCATTGATATTTCACTGGATTCTATCATCATTGAAATGACTGGAGACACTGAAAAAGTAGAGGCATTTATAAAACTCATCAAACAGTTTCAAGTCAGAGAACTTACAAGAACAGGTCTTATAACTTTAGAAAGAGGAAATAGAATTTTAAAAGAATATGAGGAGGAATTGTAA
- the leuB gene encoding 3-isopropylmalate dehydrogenase, whose product MYKIAVLPGDGIGKEVMEEALKVLDAVSEKYNIQFEVKKYLFGGCAIDEFGTPYPKETEEACLKSDAVLLGAVGGPKWDDLDGDKRPEAGLLSLRKSLGVYANLRPATLFNSLRSASPLKDEIIKDGLDVLVVRELTGGIYFGDRGTEKIDYGYKAYDTESYTTMEIERIAHIAFKAARNRKKKVTSVDKANILDSSRLWRKVVNEVSKEYPDVELNHQYVDNCSMQLIKDPSQFDVILTSNMFGDILSDEASQLTGSIGMLPSASLRGDKVGLYEPVHGSAPDIAGTKKANPLATILSVAMMLEYSFDMVDAANDIRKAVNDLLEDGYRTPDLGKGTILNTEEMGDMVVKYLKR is encoded by the coding sequence ATGTACAAGATAGCTGTATTACCAGGAGATGGAATAGGAAAAGAAGTAATGGAGGAAGCACTTAAAGTATTAGATGCTGTTTCAGAAAAATACAACATCCAATTTGAAGTAAAGAAGTATCTGTTTGGCGGCTGTGCCATTGATGAGTTTGGAACGCCGTACCCTAAGGAAACAGAAGAAGCGTGCCTTAAAAGCGATGCAGTTTTGTTAGGGGCTGTTGGTGGGCCTAAGTGGGATGATCTGGATGGCGATAAGAGGCCTGAGGCAGGTCTTTTATCGTTGAGAAAAAGCCTTGGCGTGTATGCCAATTTAAGGCCTGCCACTCTCTTTAATTCTTTAAGAAGTGCATCTCCTTTGAAAGACGAAATTATAAAGGATGGGTTAGATGTACTTGTTGTAAGGGAATTGACAGGTGGCATATATTTTGGCGATAGAGGAACGGAAAAGATTGATTACGGGTATAAGGCATATGATACAGAATCGTATACCACCATGGAAATAGAGAGGATTGCCCATATAGCGTTTAAAGCGGCGAGAAACCGCAAGAAAAAAGTCACATCGGTTGATAAGGCCAATATTTTGGATTCATCAAGATTATGGAGAAAAGTCGTCAATGAAGTGAGTAAAGAATACCCAGATGTAGAATTAAACCATCAGTATGTTGACAATTGCTCTATGCAGCTTATAAAAGATCCATCACAGTTTGACGTGATACTTACATCAAATATGTTTGGAGACATATTGTCTGATGAAGCATCACAGCTTACTGGATCAATAGGAATGTTGCCATCAGCCAGCTTGAGAGGTGACAAAGTTGGGCTTTACGAACCTGTACACGGTTCGGCTCCTGATATTGCTGGCACGAAGAAAGCTAATCCTTTAGCTACAATACTATCTGTCGCAATGATGCTGGAGTATTCCTTTGACATGGTTGATGCTGCAAATGACATAAGAAAGGCGGTAAACGACCTATTGGAGGATGGCTACAGGACTCCTGATTTAGGAAAAGGCACTATTTTAAACACCGAAGAGATGGGCGACATGGTTGTAAAGTATTTAAAGAGGTGA
- a CDS encoding FMN-binding protein, which yields MKKSLAIGLTTAFIAVSLVGCGSNNSNTSSNTSGAYKDGTYKAEQASFDAHGYKGQIEITVKDGKISSVVYNEVDKNGKFKRDDADYASKMKAKNNITPKEVDEKLQQELVDSQDTSKVDTVAGATESSKTFVELANQALKDAKK from the coding sequence ATGAAAAAATCATTAGCTATTGGGCTTACGACGGCATTTATTGCAGTAAGCTTGGTTGGTTGTGGTTCAAATAACTCCAATACGTCTTCAAACACATCTGGTGCGTACAAGGATGGGACTTACAAGGCAGAGCAAGCATCATTCGATGCACACGGATACAAAGGACAGATTGAAATCACCGTAAAAGACGGCAAGATTTCAAGCGTTGTGTACAATGAAGTAGACAAAAACGGCAAGTTCAAAAGAGACGATGCTGACTATGCATCAAAGATGAAAGCTAAAAACAACATAACGCCAAAAGAAGTAGATGAAAAACTTCAGCAAGAATTGGTAGATAGTCAAGATACGTCAAAAGTTGATACTGTGGCAGGTGCTACAGAGTCGTCAAAGACGTTTGTAGAGTTGGCAAATCAAGCATTGAAAGATGCTAAGAAATAA
- the ilvD gene encoding dihydroxy-acid dehydratase → MISDSVKKGVEKAPHRSLLYALGLTDDEINRPLIGIANSKNDIIPGHINLDKIAEAVKAGVRLAGGTPLEFSTIGVCDGIAMNHKGMKYSLASRELIADSVETMAMAHGLDGLVLIPNCDKIVPGMLMAAARLNIPAIVISGGPMLAGSYEGGACDLSSMFEAVGALKAGKISEDELKAMEMSACPTCGSCSGMFTANTMNCLTEGLGIGLPGNGTIPAVYSERIRLAKKAGMKIVELVEKDIKARDILTEDAFINAFCLDMALGGSTNTVLHLKAIAHEAGVDIPLEKINEINEKVPNLCKLSPAGKYHIEDLYHAGGIQAVLKELSKLGVLNTDCITVTCDTIGENFKDARIKNHDVIHSVEDPYSNTGGLAILYGNIAKDGSVVKASAVAKEMLRHSGPARVFDSEDEAIKAIYDGKIQKGDVVVIRYEGPKGGPGMREMLSPTSALAGMGLDKDVALITDGRFSGATRGACIGHVSPEAMEGGEIALIKDGDIIEIDIPGRKLNLKIDDEEMEERRKNFRRPEPHIKTGYMARYARLVTSANTGAVLKND, encoded by the coding sequence ATGATAAGCGATAGCGTAAAAAAAGGAGTGGAAAAAGCGCCCCACAGGTCACTTTTGTACGCTTTAGGGCTTACAGATGATGAGATAAATAGGCCTTTAATAGGCATAGCTAATTCAAAAAACGACATAATTCCTGGACACATAAATCTTGACAAGATTGCAGAGGCAGTAAAAGCTGGTGTAAGGCTTGCTGGCGGCACTCCTTTAGAATTTTCCACAATAGGTGTCTGTGATGGAATAGCCATGAATCACAAAGGGATGAAGTATTCTCTTGCTTCAAGGGAATTGATAGCCGACAGCGTTGAGACGATGGCTATGGCCCATGGCCTTGACGGACTTGTGCTTATACCAAACTGCGACAAGATAGTTCCAGGTATGCTTATGGCGGCCGCAAGGCTAAACATACCAGCTATCGTAATAAGCGGAGGCCCGATGCTGGCTGGAAGTTACGAAGGAGGAGCATGCGATTTAAGCTCCATGTTTGAGGCGGTAGGCGCATTGAAGGCAGGCAAGATAAGTGAGGACGAGTTAAAGGCGATGGAGATGTCTGCTTGTCCTACGTGTGGTTCATGTTCAGGAATGTTTACCGCAAATACGATGAATTGCCTTACAGAAGGGCTTGGCATAGGACTTCCTGGTAACGGCACGATACCTGCTGTTTACTCAGAAAGGATAAGGCTTGCTAAAAAAGCAGGAATGAAGATAGTGGAGCTTGTAGAAAAGGATATTAAGGCAAGAGATATTTTGACAGAAGATGCCTTTATAAATGCCTTTTGCTTAGACATGGCTTTAGGAGGCTCTACAAATACAGTTCTTCACTTAAAGGCTATTGCACATGAGGCAGGAGTTGATATACCTCTCGAAAAGATAAATGAAATCAATGAGAAGGTTCCAAACCTGTGCAAATTAAGCCCTGCAGGAAAGTATCATATAGAAGATCTCTACCATGCAGGTGGCATACAGGCAGTATTGAAAGAACTGTCAAAATTAGGAGTCTTAAATACAGATTGCATTACAGTCACATGCGATACAATCGGTGAAAATTTCAAAGATGCGCGGATAAAAAATCATGATGTAATACACTCAGTAGAAGATCCCTACAGCAATACAGGTGGTTTGGCGATTTTGTATGGAAATATAGCGAAAGACGGTTCTGTAGTAAAGGCGTCTGCAGTAGCTAAAGAGATGCTTCGCCATTCTGGTCCTGCAAGAGTCTTTGATTCAGAAGATGAAGCCATAAAAGCCATTTATGATGGCAAGATACAAAAAGGCGATGTCGTTGTAATAAGGTATGAAGGGCCAAAAGGCGGTCCTGGCATGAGGGAGATGTTAAGCCCTACATCAGCACTGGCAGGCATGGGACTTGACAAGGATGTAGCGCTTATTACAGATGGAAGATTTTCTGGCGCCACAAGAGGAGCTTGCATAGGCCATGTGTCGCCTGAAGCGATGGAAGGCGGAGAAATCGCTTTGATAAAAGATGGGGATATCATTGAAATAGACATACCGGGAAGAAAGCTTAATTTAAAGATAGACGATGAAGAAATGGAAGAAAGAAGAAAAAACTTTAGAAGGCCTGAGCCTCACATTAAGACAGGTTACATGGCAAGGTACGCCAGATTAGTCACATCTGCAAATACTGGTGCGGTTTTAAAAAATGATTGA
- the ilvB gene encoding biosynthetic-type acetolactate synthase large subunit, producing the protein MIIKGSQVVIEVLKEQGVEVVFGIPGGAVIPLYDALYDSDLRHILATHEQMAAHMADGYARVTGKVGVCFATSGPGATNLVTGIANAYMDSVPIVAITGQVATSLIGKDSFQEVDIAGITMPVTKHNFIVKSPDKLADTLREAFFIAKDGRPGPVLVDIPKDIQTADINFVKRKDFYVEVKKHQVLEADLVKAAELISSSKRPVIFAGGGVIWSEASKNLYDFAKKHMIPVTTSLMGLGCFPEDDELSLGLIGMHGSRYANTAVYKSDLVIAVGSRFSDRVAGKAGGLAPNAKVIHIDIDPAEIGKNIDVDVPLVGDIKEVLSLLNGMIKEKDNSEWINELISIKDKTSFKYKDDGKLKPQWIVERVQELGGDNLVVATEVGQNQMWTAQYYKFKEPRTFVTSGGLGTMGFGLPASIGAQVGRDDKRVVNIAGDGSIRMNIHALETMSVYNIPVITIILNNQTLGMVRQWQNLLYDKRFSQTDLNPNLNFSKVAEAFGVTGRRIYTKEEFTDAFSEALSNNKPYVLECIIDKDEMVLPFIPAGGTIEEMID; encoded by the coding sequence GTGATCATAAAAGGTTCGCAGGTTGTCATAGAAGTATTAAAAGAGCAAGGAGTAGAAGTCGTTTTTGGCATTCCTGGCGGTGCCGTCATACCTCTTTACGATGCTTTGTACGATTCTGACTTGCGGCATATCCTTGCAACGCATGAACAGATGGCTGCCCACATGGCAGATGGATACGCAAGAGTGACTGGAAAAGTTGGCGTGTGCTTTGCTACATCAGGACCTGGTGCTACCAATTTAGTCACAGGAATAGCCAATGCCTACATGGACTCTGTGCCAATAGTTGCTATAACAGGGCAAGTTGCTACAAGCCTTATAGGAAAGGACTCTTTTCAAGAAGTGGATATTGCAGGAATCACGATGCCTGTGACAAAGCACAATTTTATTGTGAAATCACCTGATAAATTAGCGGACACTTTGAGAGAAGCCTTTTTTATAGCGAAAGATGGAAGACCAGGCCCTGTTCTTGTAGACATACCAAAGGACATTCAGACTGCAGATATAAACTTCGTCAAGCGAAAGGATTTTTATGTTGAAGTAAAGAAGCATCAAGTGTTAGAAGCAGATTTAGTAAAGGCAGCTGAGTTAATCTCATCAAGCAAAAGACCAGTTATTTTTGCCGGTGGTGGAGTAATATGGAGCGAAGCATCGAAGAATTTGTACGATTTTGCTAAAAAGCACATGATACCTGTAACTACTTCGCTTATGGGCCTTGGATGCTTTCCAGAAGATGATGAGTTGTCATTAGGGCTTATTGGAATGCATGGAAGCAGATATGCCAATACGGCCGTTTATAAATCAGATTTGGTGATTGCAGTAGGGTCAAGGTTTAGCGACAGAGTCGCCGGTAAAGCAGGTGGTCTGGCGCCAAATGCAAAAGTCATTCACATCGATATCGATCCTGCGGAAATCGGCAAAAATATCGATGTTGATGTGCCATTAGTAGGAGATATCAAAGAAGTCCTGTCTCTTTTAAATGGAATGATAAAAGAAAAAGACAATAGTGAATGGATTAATGAGCTTATATCGATAAAAGACAAAACGTCCTTTAAATATAAAGATGATGGGAAATTGAAGCCACAGTGGATAGTAGAAAGGGTTCAAGAGCTTGGAGGAGACAATCTTGTAGTAGCGACAGAAGTAGGGCAAAACCAGATGTGGACGGCTCAATACTATAAATTCAAAGAGCCAAGGACATTTGTCACATCCGGTGGATTAGGTACCATGGGCTTTGGACTTCCTGCATCAATAGGTGCACAAGTAGGGAGAGATGACAAAAGAGTGGTGAATATTGCAGGTGACGGCAGCATAAGGATGAATATTCATGCTCTTGAAACGATGTCGGTGTACAACATACCTGTTATAACGATAATCCTCAACAATCAGACACTTGGCATGGTTAGACAATGGCAAAATCTCCTTTACGACAAAAGATTTTCTCAGACAGATTTAAACCCGAATCTCAATTTTTCAAAAGTCGCCGAAGCTTTTGGGGTAACCGGAAGAAGAATTTACACGAAAGAAGAATTTACAGATGCTTTTAGTGAAGCATTGTCAAACAACAAGCCTTATGTTTTAGAGTGTATCATAGACAAAGATGAGATGGTTCTGCCATTTATTCCTGCTGGAGGAACCATTGAAGAGATGATAGACTAG
- a CDS encoding ferritin-like domain-containing protein produces the protein MVSKKELISNLNTDLTKEYAAMVQYIQHSSMLHGAEYVEVIDKILEHAKDEHDHAVILTDIIQYLGGIPTVEVYPRQTSLDNREMLYQDLNYEYDALNGYNQRIAQAENLGLFDVGQKLRNIALEEENHIIDLEKALGILKIDP, from the coding sequence ATGGTAAGCAAAAAAGAGCTTATATCAAACTTGAATACTGACTTAACCAAGGAATACGCAGCAATGGTACAGTACATCCAGCACTCCAGCATGCTGCACGGAGCGGAATACGTAGAAGTCATCGACAAGATATTAGAACACGCAAAAGATGAACACGATCATGCGGTAATATTGACAGACATTATACAATACCTTGGTGGTATCCCCACAGTGGAAGTTTACCCAAGGCAAACTTCTCTTGACAATAGAGAAATGCTTTATCAAGATTTAAACTACGAGTACGACGCACTGAATGGGTACAATCAGAGAATAGCTCAAGCAGAAAATTTAGGGCTTTTCGATGTAGGACAAAAGCTTAGAAATATAGCTTTAGAAGAAGAAAATCACATAATAGATCTGGAAAAAGCATTAGGTATACTAAAAATAGATCCATGA
- a CDS encoding 2-isopropylmalate synthase, which yields MGDRKVIVFDTTLRDGEQTPGVNFDKETKYKIANKLVSLGVDVIEAGFPAASNGDFEAVKYVGENLDGVTVAGLSRCVKSDIDRTYEALKNAKKSRIHLFIATSDIHLKYKLKISRDEALKMAVDSVKYALGKFDEIQFSAEDASRTDWDFLVKVFNEVIDAGAKIINIPDTVGYAVPKEFGRLVEYVKDNIHDRENVTISVHCHNDLGMAVVNSLSAVESGADQVEVTVCGIGERAGNAALEEVIMAINTRKDYFNVIHGINTKEIYSTCKLVSEMAGIELQPNKAIVGFNAFRHTAGIHQHGVINNKATYEIMKPEDIGITTDHISMGKLSGRNAFELKLKNMGFNLSRDEINIAFKRFKDVADNKKVVDDEDIREIVEDVILNSKSFKEGELWG from the coding sequence ATGGGGGATAGAAAAGTCATTGTTTTTGATACGACATTGAGAGATGGTGAGCAGACGCCAGGCGTCAATTTCGACAAGGAAACTAAATATAAGATAGCAAATAAGCTTGTTTCACTTGGAGTTGACGTAATAGAAGCCGGCTTTCCTGCTGCATCAAACGGTGATTTTGAAGCTGTAAAGTATGTAGGGGAGAATTTAGATGGCGTCACTGTCGCAGGATTGTCAAGATGTGTGAAAAGCGATATAGATAGAACCTATGAAGCATTAAAAAATGCGAAAAAGTCCAGGATACATCTTTTTATTGCCACATCTGATATTCATTTAAAATACAAGTTAAAAATATCCAGAGATGAAGCTTTAAAAATGGCAGTTGACAGTGTGAAATATGCTTTAGGTAAATTTGATGAAATTCAATTTTCTGCTGAAGATGCATCAAGGACTGATTGGGATTTCTTGGTCAAAGTGTTTAACGAAGTCATTGATGCTGGAGCTAAGATAATAAATATACCTGATACGGTAGGATATGCCGTTCCAAAAGAATTTGGCAGATTGGTAGAGTACGTAAAAGATAACATTCACGACAGAGAAAATGTGACGATAAGCGTCCACTGCCACAACGACCTTGGCATGGCTGTGGTAAACTCACTTTCAGCAGTTGAAAGCGGTGCGGATCAAGTGGAAGTTACTGTATGTGGAATAGGGGAAAGAGCTGGAAATGCTGCTTTAGAAGAAGTCATCATGGCCATAAATACAAGAAAGGATTATTTTAATGTAATCCATGGCATAAACACAAAGGAAATTTACAGCACATGCAAGCTGGTAAGTGAGATGGCAGGGATAGAACTTCAACCAAACAAAGCCATTGTTGGATTTAACGCTTTTAGGCATACTGCTGGAATCCATCAACACGGTGTCATAAACAATAAAGCTACCTACGAGATAATGAAGCCAGAAGATATAGGCATAACGACTGATCATATATCTATGGGCAAATTATCCGGCAGAAATGCCTTTGAATTGAAGTTAAAAAACATGGGATTCAATCTTTCGCGAGATGAGATAAATATCGCTTTTAAGAGATTTAAAGACGTAGCTGACAATAAAAAAGTTGTAGATGATGAAGATATAAGAGAAATCGTAGAAGATGTAATTTTAAACAGTAAGAGTTTTAAGGAGGGAGAGCTTTGGGGTTAA
- the ilvC gene encoding ketol-acid reductoisomerase, with the protein MARMYYDEDADLNLLKGKKIAIIGYGSQGHAHALNLKDSGLDVVVGLYEGSKSAERAKQDGLTVLNVDDACESADIIMILIPDEKQSKVYKESIEKHLKPGNALVFAHGFNIHFHQIVPPEYVDVFMVAPKGPGHLVRRVFTEGKGVPDLVAVHQNYTGKAFETALAYAKGIGGTRAGVLETTFKEETETDLFGEQAVLCGGVTELMKAGFETLVEAGYQPEIAYFECIHEMKLIVDLIYEGGFANMRYSISDTAEYGDYMTGKRIITEDTRNEMKQVLKEIQTGEFAKKWLLENAVGRPQFNAIREREANQKLEKVGKELRGMMSWLKKK; encoded by the coding sequence ATGGCAAGAATGTATTATGATGAAGATGCAGATTTAAACCTTTTGAAAGGAAAGAAAATTGCGATAATTGGGTACGGCAGTCAGGGACATGCACATGCTCTTAATTTAAAAGATTCTGGTTTAGATGTTGTGGTAGGTCTATATGAGGGAAGTAAATCTGCTGAAAGAGCAAAGCAGGATGGACTTACGGTGTTAAACGTAGATGATGCATGTGAATCAGCAGACATAATAATGATTTTAATACCTGATGAAAAGCAATCAAAAGTTTACAAAGAAAGCATAGAAAAGCACTTAAAACCTGGAAATGCTTTGGTTTTTGCCCATGGTTTCAATATACACTTCCATCAGATTGTGCCGCCAGAGTACGTTGATGTATTCATGGTAGCGCCAAAAGGGCCTGGACATTTGGTAAGAAGGGTTTTTACAGAAGGAAAAGGCGTTCCTGATTTGGTTGCGGTTCATCAAAATTACACTGGAAAAGCTTTTGAGACAGCATTGGCTTATGCAAAGGGAATTGGAGGCACAAGAGCAGGTGTCTTAGAGACTACTTTTAAAGAGGAGACAGAGACGGATCTTTTTGGTGAACAAGCAGTTTTGTGCGGCGGTGTTACAGAGCTTATGAAAGCAGGTTTTGAAACTTTGGTAGAAGCCGGTTATCAGCCTGAAATAGCATATTTTGAGTGTATACACGAGATGAAGCTTATAGTGGATTTGATATATGAAGGCGGCTTTGCCAACATGAGGTATTCCATCTCTGATACAGCAGAGTACGGTGATTATATGACAGGCAAAAGGATAATAACGGAAGATACGAGAAATGAAATGAAACAAGTTTTGAAGGAAATCCAGACAGGAGAATTTGCAAAGAAATGGCTTTTGGAAAATGCTGTAGGAAGACCGCAGTTTAATGCCATAAGAGAGAGAGAAGCAAATCAAAAGCTTGAGAAGGTAGGAAAAGAGCTCCGTGGAATGATGTCATGGCTTAAAAAGAAGTAA